From the Gallaecimonas mangrovi genome, one window contains:
- the rpsL gene encoding 30S ribosomal protein S12, giving the protein MATINQLVRKPRVKKVAKSNVPALEACPQKRGVCTRVYTTTPKKPNSALRKVCRVRLTNGFEVTSYIGGEGHNLQEHSVVLIRGGRVKDLPGVRYHTVRGTLDCAGVKDRKQARSKYGAKRPKS; this is encoded by the coding sequence ATGGCTACAATTAACCAGCTGGTGCGCAAGCCCCGCGTCAAGAAAGTTGCTAAAAGCAACGTTCCTGCGCTGGAAGCCTGCCCCCAAAAGCGTGGTGTCTGTACTCGTGTGTACACCACCACTCCGAAGAAGCCGAACTCTGCACTGCGTAAAGTATGCCGTGTACGTTTGACCAACGGCTTCGAAGTGACTTCCTACATTGGTGGTGAAGGCCACAACCTGCAGGAGCACTCCGTTGTTCTGATCCGTGGCGGTCGTGTAAAAGACTTGCCAGGTGTGCGTTATCACACCGTTCGCGGCACCCTTGACTGTGCTGGCGTTAAAGATCGTAAGCAGGCCCGTTCTAAATACGGCGCCAAGCGGCCTAAGTCTTAA
- the rpsG gene encoding 30S ribosomal protein S7: MPRRRVIGQRKILPDPKFGSEIIAKFVNVVMVDGKKSIAEKIVYGALDIMNDKSGKEHMELFEAALDNVRPAVEVKSRRVGGSTYQVPVEVRPVRRNTLAMRWLVDAARKRGEKSMAARLAGELLDAAENKGSAVKKREDVHRMAEANKAFAHYRW; encoded by the coding sequence ATGCCAAGACGTCGCGTGATCGGTCAACGCAAGATCCTGCCAGATCCGAAATTCGGATCCGAGATCATTGCCAAATTTGTAAACGTTGTGATGGTTGACGGTAAGAAGTCCATCGCCGAGAAAATCGTTTATGGTGCTCTGGACATCATGAACGACAAATCCGGTAAAGAGCACATGGAACTGTTCGAAGCCGCACTGGACAACGTTCGCCCCGCGGTAGAGGTTAAATCTCGCCGTGTTGGTGGTTCTACTTACCAGGTTCCTGTTGAAGTACGCCCTGTGCGTCGTAACACCCTGGCTATGCGCTGGCTGGTAGATGCTGCTCGTAAGCGCGGTGAAAAATCTATGGCTGCCCGTCTGGCTGGTGAACTGCTGGACGCTGCCGAAAACAAAGGTTCTGCTGTGAAGAAGCGCGAAGACGTGCATCGCATGGCAGAGGCGAACAAAGCATTCGCTCACTACCGCTGGTAA